The Candidatus Poribacteria bacterium genome contains a region encoding:
- a CDS encoding ABC transporter ATP-binding protein — MEQVQNTDVIVTAGVTKVYEADGIPVNALNGIDLTIQSREFTALVGPSGSGKTTFLNIISGLDNPTAGKVWLAGKVLSEMSGNELSDFRRDNIGFIFQAYNLIPVLTVEENVEYIMLLAGVPKAERHERVIAMLETVGLKGVADRKPTQLSGGQQQRVAIARAMVSEPEIILADEPTANLDSKTGADLLEMMRHLNEETGMTFIFSTHDPMVMESATRLITLRDGRVDTDETK, encoded by the coding sequence ATGGAACAGGTACAGAACACAGATGTTATTGTTACAGCAGGTGTGACGAAGGTTTATGAAGCGGATGGGATTCCTGTCAACGCGCTTAACGGGATCGATTTAACCATTCAGTCGAGGGAATTTACGGCACTGGTGGGGCCATCTGGTTCCGGCAAAACAACCTTTCTCAACATCATTTCCGGGTTGGATAACCCTACAGCAGGGAAAGTGTGGCTTGCGGGTAAGGTGCTATCGGAGATGAGTGGCAACGAACTCTCTGACTTTCGGCGTGATAACATCGGATTCATCTTTCAGGCTTACAACCTGATACCTGTGCTGACAGTCGAGGAAAACGTTGAGTACATCATGCTCTTGGCGGGTGTCCCGAAAGCGGAGCGGCACGAGCGGGTTATCGCAATGCTTGAAACGGTCGGGTTGAAGGGGGTTGCCGACCGAAAACCGACGCAGCTTTCAGGTGGACAGCAACAGCGCGTCGCTATCGCACGTGCGATGGTCTCTGAACCTGAGATTATCCTTGCCGATGAACCAACAGCGAATCTCGACTCGAAAACGGGTGCCGATCTGCTTGAGATGATGCGTCACCTCAATGAAGAAACGGGTATGACGTTCATCTTCTCGACCCATGATCCGATGGTGATGGAGAGTGCAACGCGTCTGATTACGCTTCGCGACGGGCGGGTAGATACGGATGAGACGAAATAA
- a CDS encoding alpha amylase C-terminal domain-containing protein, which translates to MRKQDLTKDKTDGTALIKTDPLLKPYRTQLRERFAHYQRFKAEIEKRGGVLGEISRGHRYFGFNHGEHEGEAGVWYREWAPGAERLALIGDFNDWSRDANPMSVDDWGVWHIFLPDSEHADRFTHGSLVKVHIVSEFGGLDRIPAYIQRVVQEGDADFIGQYWAPPHPYQWQHRAPDFDINTEGLRIYEAHVGMAQEAERVGTFAEFAQNILPRIVDLGYNAVQLMAVMEHPYYASFGYHVSNFFAVSSRFGTPEELKELVDTAHGLGLLVIMDLVHSHAVKNLNEGLSRFDGTEHQYFHAGAKGEHVAWDSLCFDYSKYEVQRFLLSNIRYWLETYRFDGFRFDGVTSMLYSDHGLERKFTGYADYFDTDVEPDAIAYLMLANEVVHAVNPAAISIAEDMSGMPGLARPIEEGGLGFDYRLAMGIPDYWIRLLKEKQDEAWHIGEIYGMLRNRRAGEKNIAYVESHDQSIVGDKTLAMQLMDAELYTNMSISTTSHLISRGIALHKLIRLLTFSLGGEGYLNFIGNEFGHPEWIDFPRAGNNNSYWYARRQWHLVEDETLRYKDLNAFDGAMQHLDKASHLLTDTDIQLLFIHEEAKQIVYARGGLVFAFNFHPTESVTDWRVPVPEKADYRLVLNTDDPVYGGYGAVAGVHYPWQDVAIEGQAQSIQLYVPARSAQVLGSES; encoded by the coding sequence ATGCGAAAGCAAGACTTGACAAAAGACAAGACTGACGGCACTGCCCTTATCAAAACGGACCCGTTGCTGAAACCGTATAGAACACAACTGCGTGAGCGGTTCGCGCACTATCAACGCTTTAAAGCCGAGATTGAGAAGAGAGGCGGTGTATTAGGCGAGATAAGCCGAGGACACCGATATTTCGGTTTCAACCATGGTGAACACGAAGGCGAAGCTGGTGTCTGGTACCGCGAATGGGCACCGGGTGCGGAGAGGCTTGCGCTTATCGGCGATTTTAACGACTGGTCGCGCGATGCGAACCCGATGTCCGTTGATGATTGGGGTGTGTGGCACATCTTTTTGCCAGACAGCGAACATGCTGATAGGTTCACACACGGCAGCCTCGTTAAGGTGCATATCGTCTCTGAATTCGGTGGACTTGATCGGATTCCGGCATATATTCAGCGCGTCGTTCAGGAAGGCGATGCTGATTTCATAGGTCAGTATTGGGCACCCCCGCATCCGTATCAGTGGCAGCACCGCGCACCCGATTTTGACATCAACACTGAGGGATTACGGATTTACGAGGCGCACGTCGGCATGGCACAAGAGGCGGAGAGAGTCGGGACTTTCGCTGAGTTTGCGCAAAACATCTTGCCCCGGATTGTGGATTTAGGCTATAACGCTGTGCAGCTAATGGCGGTGATGGAGCATCCCTACTATGCAAGTTTTGGGTATCATGTAAGCAACTTTTTCGCTGTTTCAAGCCGTTTCGGGACCCCCGAAGAACTCAAAGAGCTGGTTGATACGGCACACGGTCTGGGGTTGCTGGTTATCATGGATCTCGTGCATAGCCATGCGGTTAAAAATCTCAACGAAGGGTTGAGCCGTTTTGATGGCACGGAACATCAGTATTTCCACGCCGGTGCGAAAGGTGAACACGTCGCATGGGATTCGCTATGTTTTGATTATAGCAAGTACGAGGTACAACGTTTCCTGTTGAGCAATATTCGCTACTGGTTGGAGACCTATCGGTTTGATGGATTTAGGTTTGATGGTGTCACGAGTATGCTCTATAGCGACCACGGGTTAGAGCGAAAATTTACGGGCTATGCCGATTACTTTGACACCGATGTTGAACCGGACGCTATCGCCTACCTCATGTTGGCAAATGAGGTTGTTCATGCTGTCAACCCCGCTGCCATTTCGATTGCTGAAGACATGAGCGGTATGCCTGGTCTCGCACGGCCTATCGAAGAAGGTGGACTCGGCTTCGATTATCGGCTTGCAATGGGTATCCCGGATTATTGGATTCGATTGTTAAAAGAGAAACAGGACGAAGCGTGGCACATCGGCGAGATTTACGGCATGTTACGCAACCGCCGCGCAGGCGAAAAAAATATCGCTTATGTTGAGAGCCACGACCAGTCAATTGTCGGCGATAAGACGCTTGCTATGCAACTCATGGACGCTGAACTCTATACGAACATGAGTATTTCCACGACGAGCCATCTTATTTCTCGCGGCATCGCGCTCCACAAACTCATTCGACTCCTGACGTTTAGTTTAGGGGGTGAGGGGTATCTGAACTTTATAGGAAATGAGTTTGGACATCCTGAGTGGATTGATTTCCCACGTGCGGGGAACAATAATTCCTACTGGTATGCGCGCAGGCAGTGGCATCTTGTCGAAGATGAAACCCTCCGCTACAAAGACCTCAACGCTTTTGACGGCGCGATGCAGCACCTTGATAAAGCGTCCCATTTACTTACTGATACGGACATCCAGTTATTATTCATTCATGAGGAAGCGAAGCAGATCGTCTATGCGCGGGGTGGACTTGTTTTTGCCTTCAACTTTCATCCGACTGAATCTGTTACAGATTGGCGGGTCCCTGTCCCTGAGAAGGCGGATTACCGACTCGTTCTCAATACCGATGATCCAGTATATGGTGGTTATGG